A genomic window from Nicotiana sylvestris chromosome 11, ASM39365v2, whole genome shotgun sequence includes:
- the LOC104244533 gene encoding CASP-like protein 2C1, with amino-acid sequence MDIVRKEGFLRLFAIVFLVLTACLMGFDSQTKLLFDTVERKASFNDMDALFFLVWIDAAVASYNVLHVLRCFLIPTTAKGDVKQRSYKNYWLFFFLDQAAVYTVFAAQSAAVEASAIALAGVRSLQWMKLCNRFTRFCIQIGGALLCGYAAVLVLVVVSSLSAFQLFRLYSPKKFLQLKGKLNDHHLLSM; translated from the exons ATGGATATTGTGAGAAAAGAGGGTTTCTTGAGGCTATTTGCGATTGTATTCTTGGTTTTGACTGCTTGTTTAATGGGATTTGATTCTCAAACTAAACTCCTTTTTGACACAGTTGAAAGAAAAGCCAGCTTCAATGATATGGATGCCTTGTT TTTTTTGGTATGGATTGATGCTGCTGTTGCCAGTTATAATGTACTCCATGTGTTAAGATGTTTCCTCATTCCTACTACTGCAAAGGGAGATGTTAAACAAAGGTCTTACAAGAACTATTGGTTGTTTTTCTTCTTAGATCAG GCAGCTGTATACACAGTATTTGCAGCACAATCAGCAGCAGTTGAAGCATCAGCAATAGCATTGGCTGGAGTGAGAAGTTTGCAATGGATGAAATTGTGCAATAGATTCACAAGGTTTTGTATCCAAATTGGAGGTGCTTTATTATGTGGCTATGCTGCTGTCCTTGTATTGGTTGTGGTCTCTTCACTTTCTGCCTTTCAATTATTCAGACTCTACTCACCTAAGAAGTTCCTTCAACTTAAGGGCAAATTAAATGATCATCACCTGCTTTCTATGTAA